In the genome of Bacillus marinisedimentorum, the window AAGAAAACCTCTTAAACGAACTAAATAATACTGCCGATGAGATATCTAAAGAGTTGGGTTTCAAAAAAATGATATAAAAAGGGAGCTGGGAAATACATGCGAATATGGAAAATCTTTTTTGTTTCATTGTTTTTAGTCCTTTTAACCATAGGCTGCAGCCAATCTAAAGAAACTTCAACTTCTCAAAATCAAGAAAACGGGAAAACACAAGGCCAAAACTCCACTGAACCTCAAGAAGGCGGCACTATCACTGTTGCTTCAGGTGCTGACTTAACCATATTAGACCTACATAAATCCACAGTACTTTCAGATCGAATCCCTCTACTTCATGTCCAGGAAATGCTGGTAACCATTGATGAAAACATGAAAGTGGTTCCAATGCTTGCGAAAGATTGGGAAGTAAGTGACGATAACCAAACGGTTACATTCAATCTTCGAGAAGGCGTACCATTTCACAATGGAAATGAAATGAAGGCAGAAGATGTAAAATACTCAATTGAAAGATTTATTGAAGTATCCCCGCGAAAAACTGAATTCTCTATGGTGGACTCTATTGAAGTAGTAGACGATTATACGGTTGCTTTTCACTTAAAAAACCCTTCTGGCGTGTTCCTTGGTTCGCTTGCTAATCCGTTCAATCCTGCAGTGATCATTCCAAAAAGTTCAGGGGCCAATGGCGAAGATATAAAAGAGCCTATTGGAACAGGACCATTTAAATTTGAAAAATGGGAACAGGGAAAACAGCTTGTTCTTAAGAAATTTGAAGATTATCAACCAATAGATAGTGAAGCATCAGGGTTTGGCGGAAAGAAGACAGCGTACGTTGACGAGGTGATCTTTAAGCCGATTTCCGAAGCCTCTGTCAGATTAACTGCGTTAGAAACGGGTGAAGTTGATCTGGTCCTTGATATCCTGCCGAAAGACTATGATCGTCTAAAACAAAAACAAAACCTTCAAGTATCTATGAAACCATCCATGAACTGGGGCATGCTGCAATTTGGAATGAAAAAACCGCCTTTTGATGATCCAAAAATGAGGAAGGCAGTTGCTTATGCTCTCAATAAACAAGAGATTGTAAACGTTGCAACACGGAAATTGGGGGAACCTGCACCTTCCCCGGTATTCCCGGGAACAGAATGGTCTTCAGATGTACATCAAACAGATTACAAACAGGACATTGAAAAAGCAAAAAAACTGGTCAAAGAAGCAGGTTATAATGGTGAACCAATCACGATTTCCACGAGTACTGCCTACGACCATCATGAGAAAACCGCCCTCGTCATGCAGTCACAGCTTAAAAAAATCGGGCTGAACGTTAAAGTGGACGCTGTGGAATGGGCATCTTTCATTTCCGATAAGTGGGTAACGGGTGATTACCATCTGTTAAACGGCCATATTACTCCCAGGCCGGATCCGAACCAAATCTATTATGCTTACTTGCACAGCAGTTCAAGCTATAACGGATATAAGAGTGAAGAAATGGATGCTCTACTGGAAAAAGGCATAACGGAAACCGATTTAGCAAAAAGAAAAGAAATTTACGAAGAAGTCCAAAGTCTATTACAAGAGGATCTTTCTTTCATGTCCCTGTATTTCTATCCAGTGATAGAAGCGTACTCACCAAAAGTCCAGGGATATGAAACGTGGAGTGCCGGTTATCCCCGGTTGTGGAATGTTTGGTTGAATGATTAACATACAGGAGGGAGATTTCCCTCCTGTTTTGATAGGAGGTAACGCATAGATGGCGAGCTATATAGTAAAAAGGCTCTTATCATTAATTCCCGTTTTACTTACTGTTTCTATAGTAGTCTTTCTGATTATTCATTTCATTCCAGGAG includes:
- a CDS encoding ABC transporter substrate-binding protein; its protein translation is MRIWKIFFVSLFLVLLTIGCSQSKETSTSQNQENGKTQGQNSTEPQEGGTITVASGADLTILDLHKSTVLSDRIPLLHVQEMLVTIDENMKVVPMLAKDWEVSDDNQTVTFNLREGVPFHNGNEMKAEDVKYSIERFIEVSPRKTEFSMVDSIEVVDDYTVAFHLKNPSGVFLGSLANPFNPAVIIPKSSGANGEDIKEPIGTGPFKFEKWEQGKQLVLKKFEDYQPIDSEASGFGGKKTAYVDEVIFKPISEASVRLTALETGEVDLVLDILPKDYDRLKQKQNLQVSMKPSMNWGMLQFGMKKPPFDDPKMRKAVAYALNKQEIVNVATRKLGEPAPSPVFPGTEWSSDVHQTDYKQDIEKAKKLVKEAGYNGEPITISTSTAYDHHEKTALVMQSQLKKIGLNVKVDAVEWASFISDKWVTGDYHLLNGHITPRPDPNQIYYAYLHSSSSYNGYKSEEMDALLEKGITETDLAKRKEIYEEVQSLLQEDLSFMSLYFYPVIEAYSPKVQGYETWSAGYPRLWNVWLND